One window from the genome of Pedobacter schmidteae encodes:
- a CDS encoding LytTR family DNA-binding domain-containing protein has product MTNTLTCIIVDDDALDRLAVETALKTFCQIKLLGSFEHAAEALEMISSARPDLLFIDVDMPDISGLQLFKGIQTYAPQCVVISSHPEYALECFELKVFDYILKPVETDRFTACIKRLDDFLALKEKAQSYDVLFDCESIVFKEGYSTVRLQASEVIYLEAFGDYTKIVTEKKTYLTLVALSSFLTSLPAGKFMRIHRSYVIAISKVHCFHVKQIDMGTSMLPVGKTYLHEARAAFKLG; this is encoded by the coding sequence ATGACAAACACTTTGACTTGCATTATTGTTGATGACGACGCTCTGGATCGGCTGGCTGTTGAAACGGCACTTAAAACCTTTTGCCAGATCAAATTACTGGGGAGCTTTGAACATGCCGCAGAAGCTTTGGAAATGATAAGTTCTGCCCGGCCTGATCTTTTGTTTATCGACGTGGATATGCCGGATATCAGTGGCTTGCAGTTATTCAAAGGCATCCAAACGTATGCTCCTCAGTGTGTCGTAATTTCTTCTCACCCTGAATATGCCCTGGAATGTTTTGAATTGAAAGTTTTTGATTACATTTTGAAACCGGTTGAAACTGATCGCTTTACTGCCTGTATCAAACGATTGGATGATTTTTTAGCACTTAAGGAAAAAGCACAATCGTACGATGTTTTATTTGATTGTGAAAGTATTGTGTTTAAGGAGGGCTATTCTACAGTAAGGCTGCAGGCCAGTGAGGTGATTTATCTGGAAGCTTTTGGCGATTATACCAAAATTGTAACGGAAAAAAAGACCTATTTAACATTAGTCGCCTTATCCAGTTTCCTGACATCGCTACCAGCGGGCAAGTTTATGCGGATTCACAGGAGTTATGTGATTGCCATAAGTAAGGTACATTGTTTTCATGTAAAGCAGATTGACATGGGTACCAGTATGTTGCCTGTAGGCAAAACTTACCTTCATGAAGCAAGGGCGGCGTTTAAACTCGGTTAA
- a CDS encoding AraC family transcriptional regulator, producing the protein MKDNLNMGVFVPHQALQPYVESYCYIEPGGIVDGLSSLSIYPVDNTQMSFVLDEYHEFREIGLEEVTSYPLCFVGLLDQGRSFDRFPKSFVQIIFKPYGAFKLFGIPQRYFSNQGTDMRLLFPEMQSLTEQLREIAGVPFKAIALLEAWLLKRLLLAGKTEVDKVAYACEQIRKNHGVIRIEELSRSMAMSTTTLGDQFREKIGLSPKTYSRIVRFNDISSFISRHHTVNWQELVYTFGFFDQNHFIKEFKRFYGCTPSEWHSRCFYGNSV; encoded by the coding sequence ATGAAAGACAATTTAAACATGGGCGTATTCGTCCCACATCAGGCACTTCAGCCCTATGTAGAAAGTTATTGTTACATAGAGCCTGGAGGAATTGTTGATGGCCTTAGTTCGCTGAGTATTTATCCGGTTGATAATACGCAGATGTCATTTGTTTTAGATGAATACCATGAGTTTCGTGAAATTGGCCTTGAGGAGGTGACCAGCTATCCCCTTTGTTTTGTGGGCTTGCTTGATCAGGGCAGATCGTTTGACCGTTTTCCTAAAAGTTTTGTCCAGATTATATTTAAACCCTATGGTGCTTTTAAGCTTTTTGGTATTCCGCAAAGGTATTTTTCCAATCAGGGAACGGATATGCGGTTACTTTTTCCAGAGATGCAGAGTTTAACGGAACAGCTCAGGGAGATTGCCGGAGTACCATTTAAGGCCATTGCATTATTGGAGGCCTGGCTCCTGAAACGTTTACTTTTGGCGGGAAAGACAGAAGTGGATAAGGTTGCTTATGCCTGCGAACAGATCAGAAAGAACCATGGGGTGATCCGGATTGAAGAACTCTCGCGGAGTATGGCCATGTCGACCACTACGTTGGGCGATCAGTTTCGTGAAAAAATAGGTTTGAGTCCAAAAACTTATAGCCGTATTGTCCGCTTTAACGACATCAGTAGTTTTATCAGCCGGCATCATACGGTTAACTGGCAGGAATTGGTATATACTTTTGGTTTTTTTGACCAGAATCATTTTATTAAGGAATTTAAACGCTTTTACGGATGTACACCATCCGAATGGCATTCCCGTTGTTTTTATGGAAATTCTGTTTAA
- a CDS encoding carboxypeptidase-like regulatory domain-containing protein, which yields MLKPLMIIMLILATGHCAYAQNSFSISGTVRDQKESLPGAGVYLSGYKVSTVADSEGKFKISNLKPGSYDLLVQMIGYLPYSKSVVIADKSVQVDLVLKESTTALKEVVIHADPNRAKYLKQFKEFFIGTTPNAAQCKILNPQVLNIDYDVTKSLLTIKTSEFLIVENKALGYRLKYMLDNFEYNSRTRIIYFSGHPFFEELKASGAKLKKYIDKRELAYYGSSQHFFRSLYEGKAKEEGFILNRMIKIPNPNRYPDSIIHKNLVRLKAPPKSTVISKSVPPRDSVMIAFWLKQQEMPRYIDCLDRKEIQPENLTQTYNQNLKLLDCSGALAVSYTKEKETLAYSKTGFWVFRPLDIPDYEISIANLMQSPIRFYENGSVHDSRALLYEGFWAYEKVADMVPMDYIPVGRKPQLP from the coding sequence ATGTTGAAACCACTGATGATCATAATGCTTATTTTGGCTACCGGACATTGCGCCTATGCTCAAAATTCATTCTCTATCAGTGGAACAGTCCGAGATCAGAAAGAGAGTTTACCTGGCGCAGGTGTGTACTTAAGCGGGTATAAAGTGTCGACTGTGGCCGACAGTGAGGGCAAATTTAAAATCAGCAACCTCAAACCCGGAAGTTACGATTTGCTGGTACAAATGATAGGTTACCTCCCCTATTCAAAAAGTGTTGTCATTGCAGATAAATCTGTTCAGGTTGACCTGGTATTAAAAGAAAGTACCACTGCCTTAAAGGAAGTAGTAATTCATGCCGATCCAAACAGGGCCAAATACCTCAAACAATTTAAAGAATTTTTTATCGGAACCACGCCCAATGCTGCACAATGCAAAATACTAAACCCGCAGGTACTAAACATCGATTATGATGTCACCAAAAGTTTGCTCACCATCAAAACATCCGAATTTCTGATCGTCGAAAACAAAGCCCTCGGATACCGACTGAAGTATATGCTGGACAATTTTGAATACAACTCCAGAACGCGCATCATTTACTTTTCGGGGCATCCCTTTTTTGAAGAATTAAAAGCTTCGGGTGCAAAACTTAAAAAATATATTGATAAACGTGAGCTGGCCTATTACGGTTCTTCACAACATTTTTTCAGGTCCCTTTACGAAGGAAAAGCTAAAGAAGAAGGATTTATCCTCAACAGGATGATTAAAATCCCCAATCCCAACCGCTACCCGGATAGCATTATTCATAAAAACCTTGTCCGCCTGAAGGCACCACCAAAATCAACTGTTATCAGCAAGAGTGTACCACCCCGAGACAGTGTTATGATTGCGTTCTGGCTAAAACAGCAGGAAATGCCCAGGTATATTGATTGCCTCGACCGCAAAGAAATCCAACCCGAAAACCTGACACAAACCTATAATCAGAATTTAAAACTCCTGGATTGTAGCGGTGCACTGGCCGTAAGTTATACCAAAGAAAAGGAAACCCTGGCCTATTCCAAAACAGGCTTCTGGGTATTCAGGCCATTAGATATACCCGACTATGAAATATCCATTGCTAATTTGATGCAAAGCCCTATCCGTTTTTATGAAAACGGCAGTGTACACGATTCGAGGGCATTGTTGTACGAGGGATTTTGGGCTTATGAAAAAGTGGCCGACATGGTACCTATGGATTACATACCTGTTGGCCGCAAACCACAGTTGCCTTAG
- a CDS encoding PA0069 family radical SAM protein, producing the protein MNLDKETPENYFKGRGAQFNPHNRFAKNDYVKEHEEGIDEWEQEDQKTTFILGKSKSIVNKVESPDVGMAYSLNPYQGCEHGCTYCYARNAHEYWGFSAGLDFERKIIVKTDAPVLFKKFLERKGWDASVISLSGNTDCYQPAERKFRITRQLLEIALEYRQPIGMITKNALILRDIDLLTEMAKLNLCIVYVSINSLNEQLRQKMEPRTTTAKQRLKIVEQLSNAGIPMGVMVAPLVPGLSDHEIPSILKTIANCGAIAAGYTVVRLNGAIGGIFEDWLRKNYPDRFEKVWHMIQSCHSGNINDSRFGERMRGDGNIAQLIRDTFKLHCRLNHLNEVKPVLNSGLFKVPKVQLSFF; encoded by the coding sequence ATGAATTTAGATAAAGAAACACCGGAAAACTATTTTAAAGGCCGCGGCGCTCAGTTTAACCCGCACAACCGTTTTGCGAAAAACGATTATGTCAAAGAACATGAAGAGGGCATAGACGAGTGGGAACAGGAAGATCAGAAAACAACATTCATTCTGGGCAAGTCAAAATCCATTGTCAATAAAGTTGAAAGTCCGGATGTAGGCATGGCCTATTCTTTAAACCCCTACCAGGGTTGCGAACATGGTTGTACCTATTGTTATGCCCGCAATGCACACGAATATTGGGGCTTTAGCGCCGGACTCGATTTCGAACGAAAAATCATCGTTAAAACTGATGCTCCTGTCCTGTTTAAAAAGTTCTTAGAAAGAAAGGGATGGGATGCCTCAGTCATTTCCCTTTCGGGAAATACAGATTGCTATCAACCGGCGGAAAGAAAATTCAGGATCACCAGACAGTTACTGGAAATTGCGCTCGAATACCGTCAACCCATTGGCATGATCACCAAAAACGCTTTGATTTTAAGGGATATTGATCTGCTTACCGAAATGGCAAAACTAAACCTGTGCATTGTTTATGTATCCATAAACAGCCTCAATGAGCAATTGCGACAAAAGATGGAGCCCCGAACCACTACTGCAAAACAACGCCTAAAGATTGTAGAACAGCTGAGCAATGCCGGCATTCCTATGGGCGTAATGGTTGCGCCGCTTGTACCCGGATTAAGCGATCATGAAATCCCTTCTATTTTAAAAACCATAGCCAATTGTGGCGCCATTGCTGCCGGCTATACCGTTGTAAGGTTAAATGGCGCTATTGGTGGTATATTTGAAGACTGGCTCCGTAAAAATTATCCGGATCGTTTTGAAAAGGTATGGCATATGATCCAGTCCTGCCACAGTGGAAATATAAACGACAGCAGGTTTGGTGAAAGAATGAGAGGTGATGGCAATATTGCCCAACTGATTAGAGATACGTTTAAGCTACATTGCAGGTTAAACCATTTAAATGAAGTAAAGCCAGTGCTCAACTCCGGTCTTTTTAAAGTACCTAAGGTTCAACTATCATTTTTTTAA
- a CDS encoding FAD:protein FMN transferase: protein MLFIPLIAFFFKGNDLREYNIRGYAQGTDYSIKYFARDSIVSKQSVDSILSVIDSSMSLYKPYSLINRFNETKEGIDLDPHFAAVMRKSFAVYKATNGRFDVTVAPLVQAWGFGPKPITQFPDSAAVRELLKCVGMDNLSLKGKHLSKRKACIKVDLNGIAQGYSVDVVADFLIKKGIKSFVVEIGGELRMKGPKPDGSALRIGIEGPSTSAHSEPVIRHVISINNGAITTAGNYRKYLQKGAKKVAHLIDPKTGYPLDNALISVTIYAKDAVTADGYDSPIMAMNVQEALDFVKSKKGMEAYIIYHKKDGSVADTLTKGFKKMIVEP from the coding sequence TTGTTATTTATCCCGCTGATCGCTTTCTTTTTTAAAGGAAACGATTTGCGGGAATATAACATCCGTGGCTATGCTCAGGGTACAGATTATTCCATCAAGTATTTTGCCAGGGATAGCATAGTGAGTAAACAGTCGGTTGATAGCATATTAAGCGTAATCGATTCTTCCATGTCACTTTATAAGCCTTATTCCCTTATCAACCGTTTCAATGAGACAAAGGAAGGGATAGACCTGGATCCTCATTTTGCAGCTGTAATGCGTAAGTCTTTTGCAGTTTATAAGGCAACCAATGGCCGGTTTGATGTTACCGTTGCGCCTTTGGTACAAGCCTGGGGTTTTGGGCCTAAGCCTATCACTCAATTTCCGGATAGTGCTGCGGTAAGGGAATTGTTGAAATGTGTTGGTATGGACAACCTGAGCTTGAAGGGAAAGCATCTTTCGAAAAGGAAAGCCTGTATTAAGGTGGATTTGAATGGAATTGCCCAGGGGTATAGTGTGGACGTGGTTGCCGATTTTCTAATTAAAAAGGGAATAAAGTCTTTTGTGGTAGAAATAGGGGGCGAACTGAGGATGAAAGGCCCTAAGCCGGACGGCTCTGCATTGAGGATTGGGATTGAAGGACCTTCCACATCGGCCCATTCCGAACCGGTAATCAGGCATGTTATCAGCATCAATAATGGGGCAATAACTACTGCTGGCAATTATAGGAAATATTTGCAGAAGGGCGCTAAAAAAGTGGCCCACCTGATTGATCCGAAAACAGGTTATCCTTTGGATAACGCATTGATTAGCGTAACCATTTACGCTAAGGATGCGGTTACTGCTGATGGATATGATAGCCCTATTATGGCTATGAACGTGCAGGAAGCGCTCGATTTTGTGAAGTCGAAAAAGGGTATGGAGGCTTATATTATCTACCATAAAAAGGATGGCAGTGTGGCTGATACCTTAACGAAGGGCTTTAAAAAAATGATAGTTGAACCTTAG